One Deinococcus psychrotolerans genomic window carries:
- a CDS encoding SDR family NAD(P)-dependent oxidoreductase codes for MRLSSKVAVITGGGSGIGKATALKFAREGARIVVFELNEEHGRLVVDEIISQGQEAMFIRTDVSVFEDVQAAVTLAAETYGRLDIMFNNAGIGINKPLLDHEPADFDRVVKVNQYGVFYGILAAGRKLNLRPERF; via the coding sequence ATGAGACTCTCAAGTAAAGTGGCTGTTATTACAGGTGGGGGTAGCGGCATCGGCAAGGCCACGGCCCTGAAGTTTGCGCGCGAAGGTGCCCGCATCGTCGTGTTCGAGCTAAACGAAGAGCATGGGCGTCTGGTGGTGGATGAGATCATCTCCCAGGGACAGGAAGCGATGTTCATCCGGACTGACGTATCGGTGTTTGAGGACGTGCAGGCGGCGGTGACGCTGGCCGCCGAGACGTATGGCCGCCTTGACATCATGTTCAACAATGCGGGCATCGGGATCAATAAGCCTCTACTCGACCACGAACCCGCCGACTTCGACCGCGTGGTGAAGGTCAACCAGTACGGCGTGTTCTACGGGATCCTAGCTGCCGGACGGAAATTGAATCTCAGGCCAGAACGCTTCTGA
- a CDS encoding PRC-barrel domain-containing protein → MTQHDDDSQNLLEKLGDTNLTLSNPSDDIRSHKVVDANGEALGHVSALFTDKKNRKVRFLQVGAGGFLGMGEREFLVPIEDLSSTSRAEVRINHSRDHVVAAPHFDPKLTTNYTHDFFYPYYGYYGISPYWGRMY, encoded by the coding sequence ATGACCCAGCATGACGATGACAGCCAGAACCTGCTCGAGAAACTCGGCGACACCAACCTCACTCTCAGCAACCCCAGCGACGATATCCGCAGCCACAAAGTCGTGGACGCCAACGGTGAAGCGCTCGGCCACGTCAGCGCCCTGTTTACCGATAAAAAAAACCGCAAAGTGCGCTTCTTACAGGTCGGTGCTGGAGGGTTTCTGGGCATGGGTGAGCGGGAATTTCTGGTGCCCATCGAAGACTTGAGCAGCACGTCGCGTGCCGAAGTCCGCATCAATCACAGCCGTGACCATGTGGTTGCCGCGCCGCACTTTGATCCCAAACTGACCACGAACTACACCCATGATTTCTTTTACCCGTATTACGGTTACTACGGCATTTCTCCGTACTGGGGCCGCATGTACTGA
- a CDS encoding BON domain-containing protein, translated as MTIINDGQLQSDVMDELLFEPSLDAGQIAVSVKGGIVTLAGSVANYPEKWAAETAVKRVRGVQGVAEKLTVHFRNDPQHSDAEIARAARQALEWSAALPDQDIQLRVENGWITLEGVVEWQVQRQRAHDLVANLLGVRGVNTLLTLRPQVTSTGIHTRIEAAFKRSSELDAGRVQVEVVDGNVTLRGELPNWTEINAAGLAAWNAAGVITVDNQIRIEA; from the coding sequence ATGACCATCATCAATGACGGACAACTGCAAAGCGACGTGATGGACGAACTTCTCTTCGAGCCGAGCCTCGACGCGGGCCAGATCGCGGTCAGCGTTAAGGGCGGCATCGTGACCCTGGCGGGAAGCGTGGCGAACTATCCCGAGAAGTGGGCCGCCGAGACTGCCGTCAAGCGGGTGAGGGGAGTGCAGGGGGTGGCCGAGAAATTGACCGTTCACTTCAGGAATGATCCCCAGCACAGCGACGCGGAGATCGCCAGAGCGGCCCGCCAGGCGCTGGAGTGGAGCGCGGCCCTGCCGGATCAGGATATTCAGCTGCGGGTCGAGAACGGCTGGATCACCCTCGAGGGTGTGGTTGAGTGGCAGGTTCAGCGCCAGCGTGCCCATGACCTCGTGGCGAATCTGCTGGGGGTCAGAGGCGTCAATACTCTGCTCACCCTGAGGCCTCAGGTCACGTCCACAGGCATCCATACCCGGATCGAGGCGGCCTTCAAACGCAGCAGCGAACTGGACGCGGGCCGGGTGCAGGTCGAGGTTGTTGATGGAAACGTCACGCTGCGCGGTGAGCTGCCCAACTGGACGGAGATCAACGCGGCGGGCCTGGCAGCGTGGAATGCGGCGGGCGTCATCACCGTCGACAACCAGATCCGCATCGAAGCGTAA
- a CDS encoding c-type cytochrome, translated as MNRFVLKTLLVLLTLSPALAVSNLSGGAVIYTANCAVCHGAKGQGGIGPALSDSATWSSALFSRSLLKGINDHGKAFKAPMPTFGKVGFASSPKKAPTTAQIKALQAYLKTLK; from the coding sequence ATGAACCGGTTCGTTCTCAAAACTCTGCTCGTATTGCTGACGCTGAGTCCGGCCCTCGCCGTTTCAAATCTGTCAGGTGGCGCAGTCATTTACACAGCCAACTGCGCCGTGTGTCACGGAGCCAAAGGCCAGGGCGGTATCGGCCCGGCGCTCAGCGACTCGGCCACCTGGTCGTCTGCCCTGTTCAGCCGCTCCCTCCTCAAAGGGATAAACGACCACGGCAAGGCGTTCAAGGCCCCCATGCCTACCTTCGGCAAAGTGGGCTTTGCCAGCTCACCTAAAAAAGCGCCCACCACGGCGCAGATCAAAGCGCTTCAGGCCTACCTCAAAACCCTCAAGTGA
- a CDS encoding DUF2171 domain-containing protein — translation MNSLSHNKSGHIKDGMLVQAGDGNEAIYLGRVAGLKKNFIKLRRRDAPDGKRRYIPRSWVDGIVGRQVHLSRSPSTAKTGWLTKAELKAWPAG, via the coding sequence ATGAACTCACTCAGTCACAACAAGTCAGGTCACATCAAGGACGGCATGCTCGTACAGGCCGGAGACGGCAACGAGGCCATATACCTCGGGCGGGTCGCGGGTTTGAAAAAGAACTTCATCAAGCTGCGCCGCCGCGACGCCCCGGACGGGAAGCGCCGCTATATTCCCAGAAGCTGGGTCGACGGCATTGTTGGCCGCCAAGTCCACCTGTCCAGATCGCCGTCCACTGCCAAGACAGGTTGGCTGACCAAGGCAGAACTCAAAGCCTGGCCCGCCGGATGA
- a CDS encoding PRC-barrel domain-containing protein, with amino-acid sequence MTTAVTPDVSTTRITAAPRPAADHVALVKLGDTDLTLLDPTQDLRHHTVIDLAGKNIGHVSALFIDRQDHNVRFLQVSAGGFLGLGERTFLVPVEDITSLAPLTVQLGQTLDTVKSAPLYDPVLSNWHDAAFWKAYYLHYGYPSMSWPGY; translated from the coding sequence ATGACCACGGCCGTGACTCCAGACGTGAGCACAACCAGAATCACCGCCGCGCCCCGCCCTGCGGCAGATCACGTCGCCCTCGTCAAACTCGGCGACACCGACCTCACTCTCCTCGATCCGACTCAGGATTTGCGTCACCACACAGTGATTGACTTGGCTGGCAAGAACATCGGGCACGTCAGCGCCCTGTTCATTGACCGTCAAGATCATAATGTCCGCTTTTTGCAGGTCAGTGCGGGCGGGTTCCTGGGGCTTGGCGAACGGACTTTCCTTGTTCCGGTGGAAGACATCACCAGCCTAGCGCCGCTGACCGTGCAACTCGGTCAAACGCTGGACACCGTCAAGTCGGCCCCACTCTACGACCCTGTCCTGAGCAACTGGCACGACGCGGCGTTCTGGAAGGCTTATTACCTGCATTACGGCTATCCCAGCATGAGCTGGCCCGGCTACTGA
- a CDS encoding NAD(P)-dependent oxidoreductase, producing MKLVIFGANGPTGRLLTRQALDRGFQVRALTRNVQTFPLKNVNLEVRYCDVFDPAEVEQSVAGGTAVISTLGVPYSKQRITVYSAGTQHIINSMHEQGLERLICVSSELTHYQTHPEMGFFNNHVVAPFLRNYLGKTLYDDMGRMELAVSVSGLNWTIMRPAALFDTDKMSLYQTAEQWIAGNFTSRVDLAACMLNQLGTDAFSHKVLAVATDEDVPSTWDVIRKEAFKKSQ from the coding sequence ATGAAACTCGTCATTTTTGGAGCGAATGGCCCCACCGGGCGCTTGCTCACCCGACAGGCTCTCGACCGTGGCTTTCAGGTACGTGCACTCACCCGCAATGTTCAAACCTTTCCTCTGAAAAATGTCAATCTAGAGGTTAGATATTGCGATGTCTTTGATCCCGCCGAAGTAGAGCAAAGCGTCGCTGGAGGGACAGCCGTCATCTCTACTTTGGGTGTGCCGTATTCCAAGCAGCGAATCACGGTGTACTCTGCGGGTACTCAGCACATCATCAATAGCATGCATGAGCAAGGTCTAGAGCGCCTGATCTGTGTGTCCTCGGAACTGACTCATTATCAGACACATCCCGAAATGGGGTTTTTCAATAATCATGTCGTCGCGCCGTTCCTGCGAAATTACTTGGGTAAAACCCTTTATGACGATATGGGCCGTATGGAACTGGCGGTGAGTGTCAGCGGACTGAACTGGACGATCATGCGCCCGGCTGCGCTCTTCGATACCGACAAGATGTCCCTCTACCAAACAGCAGAGCAGTGGATCGCCGGAAACTTCACCTCACGTGTGGATCTTGCAGCGTGCATGCTGAATCAACTCGGCACAGACGCTTTCAGCCACAAGGTGCTTGCAGTCGCCACGGACGAAGACGTGCCCAGCACTTGGGACGTTATCCGCAAAGAGGCTTTTAAGAAAAGTCAGTGA
- the torA gene encoding trimethylamine-N-oxide reductase TorA has translation MSDSKLSRRDFVKLSAVTGGGAALSTSSLQRIAPFARQNYTRLTANHWGVFTAEVKNGKFVRAVPFARDVQPSAMLQAMPGRAYSETRVRYPMVRASFLKNGHKADRSLRGKEKFVRVSWDQALDLVASEIKRVKAGTGNKSIFTGSYGWHDTGAINNPRTLLTRMMKKYGGSVGGLGDYSTAASQVIMPHVLGTLEVYEQQTSWDSILANTKLVVLWGADLLKTNQIGWAPADHYAYEGVSRLRKSGIEVICINPLRTETAKTLKAEWVAVRPQTDVALMLGMAHTLYQQGKYSKDFIENYTVGFDQFLGYLTGKTDGVPKNAEWAAKITDIPAKKITELALKMADKRTMLMSGWAVQRAQHGEQVHWMLVTLASMIGQIGLPGGGFGLSYHYDNGGSLTAKAPALSGISSGELVGAAWPAQDTKNIPVARAAEMLLNPGATFNYNGKAYTYPDIHLVYWAGGNPMHHHYDRNRVVKAWRSKPETIIIQDPFWTATAKMADIVLPASTTFEREDITQVGSYSQKMILVMQKVIDPLYESKSDYWIFSEISKRLGFGKEFTEGRSEAQWVEFLYNDAKKQADAQKIPMPPFDEFSKKGYVEFAPEADAKNFVRFADFRKDPEANPLGTPSGKIEIYSQTIEGFHYASCPPHPTWMEPAEWLGAAKAEQYPLQLLSPHPAHRLHSQLDNTAFRQTYEVAGREPITLHPADASARGIKSGDVVRVFNDRGQALAGAVVSDEVRRGAVVFHEGGWYDPADHSDNPLCKHGDVNTLTLDIGTSDLAQGGSANTALVQLERYKGTPPAVTAFNNPV, from the coding sequence ATGTCGGATTCCAAACTCAGTCGGCGCGATTTCGTCAAACTCTCGGCGGTGACGGGCGGCGGGGCGGCGCTCAGCACCAGTAGCCTTCAGCGGATTGCTCCCTTCGCCAGGCAGAATTACACCCGGCTTACGGCCAACCACTGGGGAGTCTTCACCGCAGAGGTCAAGAATGGCAAGTTTGTCCGGGCAGTGCCTTTTGCCCGTGACGTTCAGCCCTCTGCGATGCTTCAGGCCATGCCGGGACGAGCTTACTCGGAAACCCGTGTGCGTTACCCCATGGTGCGCGCGAGCTTCCTGAAAAACGGACACAAGGCGGACCGCAGTTTGCGGGGTAAAGAAAAGTTCGTACGGGTGAGCTGGGACCAGGCGCTCGACCTGGTTGCCAGTGAAATCAAGCGGGTCAAAGCAGGGACCGGCAACAAGAGCATCTTTACGGGCAGTTACGGCTGGCATGACACCGGAGCCATCAACAATCCCCGCACGCTCCTCACCCGCATGATGAAGAAATACGGCGGGTCTGTGGGCGGTCTGGGTGATTACAGCACAGCGGCCTCACAAGTCATCATGCCGCACGTGCTGGGGACGCTGGAAGTCTACGAGCAGCAAACATCCTGGGACAGTATTCTGGCGAATACCAAGCTGGTCGTCTTGTGGGGCGCGGATCTGCTGAAGACCAACCAGATCGGCTGGGCTCCTGCCGACCACTACGCTTACGAGGGGGTCAGCCGTCTCCGCAAATCAGGGATCGAAGTGATCTGCATCAACCCGCTGAGGACAGAAACGGCCAAGACGCTGAAAGCAGAGTGGGTGGCCGTACGGCCTCAAACCGACGTTGCGCTCATGCTGGGGATGGCCCACACCCTTTACCAGCAAGGGAAATACAGCAAAGACTTTATCGAGAACTACACGGTCGGCTTTGACCAGTTTCTCGGGTATCTCACGGGCAAGACGGATGGCGTCCCCAAAAATGCCGAGTGGGCCGCCAAAATCACGGACATCCCAGCGAAAAAGATTACGGAACTCGCGCTGAAAATGGCAGACAAGCGCACCATGTTGATGAGTGGGTGGGCGGTTCAGCGTGCCCAGCACGGCGAGCAGGTTCACTGGATGCTCGTGACGCTCGCCTCGATGATCGGGCAGATCGGGTTGCCAGGCGGCGGGTTCGGCCTGAGCTACCACTACGACAACGGAGGCAGTCTGACTGCCAAAGCGCCAGCCCTGTCTGGCATCTCGTCGGGCGAACTGGTTGGAGCGGCGTGGCCCGCTCAGGACACCAAAAATATTCCAGTGGCACGCGCCGCAGAGATGCTGCTCAATCCTGGCGCAACATTCAACTACAACGGCAAAGCCTACACGTACCCAGATATCCACCTGGTCTACTGGGCGGGCGGCAACCCTATGCACCACCATTATGATCGCAACCGTGTCGTCAAAGCCTGGCGCAGCAAACCAGAGACGATCATCATTCAAGACCCGTTCTGGACGGCGACCGCCAAAATGGCCGACATCGTTCTCCCCGCCTCCACCACGTTTGAGCGCGAGGACATCACTCAGGTGGGAAGTTATTCGCAGAAGATGATCCTTGTCATGCAAAAAGTCATCGACCCGCTCTACGAATCGAAATCGGACTACTGGATCTTCAGCGAAATCTCCAAACGCCTGGGCTTCGGAAAAGAGTTCACTGAGGGGCGGAGTGAAGCGCAGTGGGTTGAATTTCTTTACAACGACGCGAAGAAGCAGGCGGACGCTCAGAAGATTCCCATGCCGCCCTTTGATGAGTTCAGCAAGAAAGGGTATGTGGAGTTTGCGCCGGAGGCGGACGCAAAGAACTTCGTGCGTTTTGCGGACTTTCGGAAGGATCCGGAAGCCAATCCATTGGGGACGCCTTCAGGAAAGATCGAAATCTATTCGCAGACCATCGAGGGCTTCCATTACGCCAGTTGCCCGCCCCATCCTACCTGGATGGAACCTGCCGAATGGCTGGGGGCCGCCAAAGCCGAGCAGTATCCGCTGCAATTGCTGTCCCCCCATCCAGCTCACCGCCTGCACTCGCAACTGGACAACACGGCTTTCCGGCAGACTTACGAAGTTGCGGGCCGGGAACCCATCACCCTTCATCCAGCGGACGCTTCGGCCAGAGGGATCAAGAGCGGAGACGTTGTGCGGGTCTTTAATGACCGTGGTCAGGCTCTTGCGGGCGCGGTAGTGAGTGACGAGGTGCGCCGGGGAGCGGTGGTGTTTCACGAGGGGGGCTGGTACGACCCTGCCGATCACTCCGACAATCCGCTGTGCAAACACGGGGATGTCAACACGCTGACTCTGGATATAGGCACCTCCGATCTGGCTCAGGGGGGGAGTGCCAATACTGCGCTGGTGCAACTTGAACGCTACAAGGGCACTCCGCCAGCGGTGACCGCGTTCAATAACCCTGTTTAA
- a CDS encoding FmdE family protein, whose protein sequence is MTERLQQLLAQSVALHRHLCPRQVLGVRSSLLAEKILGLEFPQIDKRVLAFVETDGCFADGVAVASGCWLGHRTLRLMDYGKVAVTFVDSRTGRGVRVAPQTGLRARVQADRPAGQKRYPAYLAAYQTLPDEHLLMAFPVRLTVDLQALISAPGRRVACQRCTEEIINDRQVTCGDETLCLACAQGAYYSKLVPECVGEDGSEAVELS, encoded by the coding sequence ATGACTGAGCGGTTGCAACAGCTTTTGGCCCAGAGTGTGGCGCTCCATCGGCACCTGTGTCCCCGGCAGGTGCTGGGTGTTCGTAGCAGTCTATTGGCCGAGAAAATCCTGGGCTTGGAGTTTCCCCAGATAGACAAACGGGTGCTGGCATTCGTCGAAACCGATGGCTGTTTCGCAGATGGCGTCGCCGTCGCCAGTGGATGCTGGCTAGGGCACCGAACCCTGCGCCTGATGGATTACGGCAAGGTCGCCGTCACGTTCGTCGATTCCAGAACTGGGCGTGGGGTGCGGGTCGCGCCGCAGACCGGACTTCGCGCACGGGTACAGGCTGACCGTCCAGCTGGACAAAAGCGCTATCCGGCGTACCTGGCGGCGTATCAGACGTTGCCGGATGAACACCTCTTGATGGCTTTCCCGGTTCGGTTGACCGTGGACCTTCAGGCGTTGATCAGTGCTCCTGGCCGACGTGTAGCTTGTCAGCGGTGTACTGAGGAAATCATCAATGACCGTCAGGTGACCTGCGGAGACGAAACGTTGTGTCTGGCCTGTGCACAGGGGGCTTATTACTCAAAACTCGTTCCCGAATGTGTTGGTGAGGATGGCTCTGAAGCGGTTGAGCTGAGCTGA
- a CDS encoding alpha/beta hydrolase family protein, whose protein sequence is MWRFTRATAILMGMVTLAVLVFVMVAFPVPRFPQPTGPYQIGTHTYHWVDISRPEPFTANLHDRRELMVQVWYPAEVARDAQTVPYLVHPEAAEVWAARFHVPAFLVTTMAHARTHAVADALPVRGRFPILLNPTGFGGFRDASLFWIENLVSHGYVVVGLDQPGTAAATVFPDGRVIPMLADQPTFERYMPLALSHAAGQSPVMNGVALPGGIIPFLVKDLQFSLSQLELLDQHDTRLAGHLDTARLGVFGMSLGGYISSEACRVDARFHACLTVDAGTTAGVAQSGLYQPIMIISRDASTMREERSRAGGWPENEIAHTVGSQRGSGKLLLAGRNRGAMVAGSLKFRPPVVRRPSSFAAQFSGKIVGR, encoded by the coding sequence ATGTGGCGATTCACCCGTGCTACGGCGATTCTGATGGGGATGGTGACGCTGGCGGTTTTGGTCTTCGTGATGGTCGCGTTTCCAGTGCCGCGCTTCCCCCAGCCGACCGGCCCCTATCAGATCGGAACGCACACGTACCACTGGGTGGACATTTCGCGTCCCGAACCTTTCACCGCCAATCTGCACGATCGGCGCGAATTGATGGTTCAAGTCTGGTATCCCGCAGAAGTCGCTCGAGATGCCCAGACCGTACCTTACCTTGTTCATCCCGAGGCCGCCGAGGTCTGGGCCGCCCGCTTTCACGTTCCGGCTTTCCTGGTGACCACGATGGCCCATGCCCGCACCCACGCGGTGGCCGACGCGCTGCCCGTACGTGGGCGCTTCCCCATCCTGCTCAATCCCACCGGCTTTGGCGGTTTTCGGGATGCCAGCCTATTCTGGATCGAGAATCTCGTTTCGCACGGCTACGTGGTGGTGGGCCTCGATCAGCCGGGGACGGCGGCGGCCACTGTCTTCCCGGATGGACGGGTCATTCCCATGTTGGCCGATCAGCCCACCTTCGAGCGGTACATGCCCCTGGCCCTCTCCCACGCGGCGGGGCAGTCACCCGTCATGAACGGTGTTGCGCTGCCCGGCGGCATCATTCCGTTTCTCGTCAAGGACCTGCAATTTTCCTTGAGTCAGCTTGAATTGCTTGACCAGCACGACACCCGGCTGGCCGGACACCTTGACACTGCCCGTCTGGGCGTATTTGGCATGTCGTTGGGAGGCTATATCAGCTCCGAAGCGTGCCGCGTGGACGCCCGCTTCCACGCTTGCCTGACGGTGGATGCTGGAACGACTGCTGGTGTTGCTCAAAGCGGGCTGTACCAGCCCATCATGATCATCTCGCGCGATGCCAGCACGATGCGTGAGGAGCGGTCACGTGCAGGGGGCTGGCCAGAAAACGAAATTGCCCACACCGTCGGCAGTCAGCGAGGTTCTGGCAAGTTGTTGCTGGCAGGGCGTAATCGAGGAGCAATGGTAGCAGGTAGCCTGAAGTTCAGGCCACCTGTTGTACGACGGCCCTCCAGCTTCGCAGCGCAGTTCTCAGGAAAAATCGTCGGTCGTTAG
- a CDS encoding IS6 family transposase, producing MLTDQKLPGYRFPLSVMGHAVWLYHRYALSYRDVDELLFERGIEVSCESIRTWCINFSDEFAQNLRHREPRRGSRWHLDEMHVVICGVAHWLWRAVNEHGVVLDVFLQRHRDTSATTSFFQRLLGEYHVPETVCTDKLASYGAAIRELPTLDDVDHQQVISSARCNNLIEQSHRRTRRQERAQLGFRQVRRTQGFLDLHARITNLHGSTRSTIPANDRRFFLRTALRSWRAVVQQVA from the coding sequence ATGCTGACCGATCAGAAGCTTCCAGGGTACCGATTCCCGCTTTCGGTTATGGGTCATGCCGTCTGGCTTTACCACCGTTATGCCTTGAGTTACCGGGACGTCGATGAGTTGCTGTTCGAGCGAGGCATTGAAGTGTCCTGCGAATCCATCCGCACCTGGTGCATCAATTTCAGCGATGAGTTCGCACAAAACTTGCGCCACCGGGAACCCCGGCGGGGTTCCCGGTGGCATCTGGACGAAATGCACGTGGTTATATGCGGTGTCGCCCACTGGCTGTGGAGAGCGGTCAACGAACACGGAGTTGTGCTCGACGTGTTCCTACAGCGGCACCGCGACACCTCGGCGACGACGTCATTCTTCCAACGTTTGCTGGGTGAATATCACGTCCCAGAAACAGTCTGCACTGACAAGCTGGCAAGTTATGGGGCGGCCATCCGCGAGCTTCCGACGCTGGATGACGTCGATCACCAGCAGGTGATCTCGTCCGCTCGCTGCAATAACCTTATTGAACAATCTCATCGGCGCACACGACGTCAAGAACGGGCCCAACTGGGTTTCCGGCAGGTCAGGCGAACCCAAGGATTTCTCGACCTGCACGCCAGAATTACCAACCTTCACGGCTCTACCCGCTCGACTATCCCCGCTAACGACCGACGATTTTTCCTGAGAACTGCGCTGCGAAGCTGGAGGGCCGTCGTACAACAGGTGGCCTGA
- a CDS encoding IS4 family transposase: MASPYANNLPEPLAVLGIDGTMIRVPDSDENRAHFTLPSSGAHRESAYLQARVVGLMALGSHFLLDLKVGAYTESEESLSSGFDEQLPDHCVLMVDQGLIDDGRFYHHQQRGEECRWLVGAKSNLVWTVLEILGPNEVIAEVPFRRPARRSDPTLPRSMRIRVICYQFPGFKPQWLLTSMLDAERYPAAEIIELYHQRWELETGFDELHTHTLERLEALRSQTPDRIRQELCALAVVYNLVRLEMARVADHLEVSPLRISYRTSLLLIRTLWLSAWVVSVGRLPQYLEQLTSDFALLVLPARRSLSYPRAVKIKMTRYPRKVRASAPIAS, encoded by the coding sequence ATGGCTTCACCCTACGCCAACAACTTGCCAGAACCCCTGGCGGTACTCGGCATTGATGGCACGATGATCCGGGTCCCGGACAGTGACGAGAATCGCGCGCATTTCACTCTGCCTTCGAGTGGTGCACACCGTGAGAGCGCCTATCTGCAAGCCCGGGTTGTCGGCCTGATGGCGCTCGGGTCGCATTTCCTGCTGGATCTGAAGGTCGGCGCATACACGGAGAGCGAGGAATCGCTCTCCAGCGGCTTCGATGAACAGCTGCCTGACCACTGCGTGTTGATGGTTGACCAAGGGCTCATAGACGACGGACGGTTTTACCACCATCAGCAGCGGGGCGAAGAGTGCCGCTGGCTCGTAGGAGCCAAAAGCAACCTGGTGTGGACGGTGTTGGAAATCCTGGGACCGAATGAGGTTATCGCTGAAGTTCCTTTTCGCAGACCTGCGCGCAGGTCTGACCCCACGCTGCCACGTAGCATGCGGATCCGCGTCATCTGCTACCAGTTTCCGGGCTTCAAGCCACAGTGGCTGCTGACGTCGATGTTGGACGCCGAGCGCTACCCAGCGGCTGAAATCATTGAGCTCTACCACCAGCGCTGGGAACTCGAAACTGGATTTGACGAGCTCCATACGCATACTCTGGAGCGATTGGAGGCGTTGCGCTCCCAGACACCAGACCGCATTCGGCAGGAACTGTGCGCGCTGGCTGTGGTGTACAACCTGGTGCGTCTGGAAATGGCCCGGGTGGCCGATCACCTGGAGGTGAGCCCCTTAAGAATTTCGTACCGGACCAGCCTGCTGCTGATTCGGACGTTGTGGCTCAGCGCGTGGGTGGTGAGCGTAGGTCGTTTACCACAGTATCTGGAACAACTGACCAGTGACTTCGCGTTGCTCGTGCTTCCTGCAAGACGATCTCTCTCGTACCCACGCGCTGTCAAAATCAAGATGACCCGCTATCCAAGAAAAGTGCGTGCCAGTGCCCCGATCGCTTCTTAA
- a CDS encoding sensor histidine kinase — protein MKLGVRLALLIALIVTGALLAQGFFGFLTFRQTANAALRNDLSTYLAALAHDRKEGDTPTYLPNENGIRARLIRREKVIQEYGGPFPQTATQHGDDDKHSDEWLTQQLAVPDLGAGTLLQASIPLRSYHQGLAAYLATVTLSVVVMSLLGVAAALLVSRSMVRPISDLSRAAERVAQSGQLDERVDAPQGQVEIARLARSFNTMLQRLSAFRQRETEFVRHASHEFRTPLAALRAQVDANAQGWISDAELIATVDQQVERLTALTGALLLLSRENSAEHEIFDLGEISGALAQQHGAAYCGPAHLPFSGSQALISQVLINLLINVNKYAPGAAATVGLAAADQQIVLSVSDAGPGVPPDALPRLMEAFYRVPGTREGGSGLGLAIVQRVAEVHGGTVRLASNSRQGLTVQLHLPNIQANIKGNAKPPN, from the coding sequence ATGAAGCTGGGCGTCCGACTGGCGCTGCTGATCGCCCTGATTGTCACGGGAGCGCTGTTGGCTCAGGGCTTTTTCGGTTTCCTGACCTTCCGCCAGACTGCCAATGCGGCCCTGCGCAACGACCTGAGTACCTACCTTGCCGCGCTGGCCCATGATCGCAAGGAAGGGGACACCCCGACCTACCTGCCCAACGAGAACGGTATCCGCGCCCGCTTGATCCGGCGTGAAAAGGTGATTCAGGAATACGGCGGTCCCTTTCCCCAGACCGCCACCCAGCACGGCGACGACGACAAGCACAGCGACGAGTGGTTGACCCAGCAACTCGCGGTGCCAGATCTGGGAGCAGGGACGCTCTTACAGGCCAGTATTCCGCTGCGGTCTTACCATCAGGGCTTGGCCGCTTATCTGGCCACCGTCACGCTGTCGGTGGTGGTGATGTCGCTGCTGGGTGTGGCGGCGGCGCTGCTGGTGAGCCGGAGCATGGTGCGGCCCATCAGTGATCTCTCGCGGGCCGCCGAACGGGTGGCGCAATCCGGGCAACTGGATGAACGGGTGGACGCGCCACAAGGTCAAGTCGAAATCGCCCGACTGGCCCGCAGCTTCAACACCATGCTCCAGCGGCTTTCAGCCTTTCGGCAGCGTGAAACAGAATTCGTGCGCCACGCCTCCCACGAGTTCCGCACGCCACTTGCGGCGCTGCGGGCGCAGGTGGACGCCAACGCCCAAGGCTGGATCAGTGACGCCGAACTAATCGCCACGGTCGACCAGCAAGTCGAGCGGCTCACCGCCCTGACGGGAGCGCTGCTGCTGCTCTCCCGCGAGAACAGTGCCGAGCATGAAATCTTCGACCTGGGCGAGATCAGCGGCGCACTGGCCCAGCAACACGGCGCAGCGTACTGCGGCCCGGCCCACCTGCCATTTTCCGGAAGTCAGGCGTTGATCAGTCAGGTTCTGATCAATCTATTGATCAACGTCAATAAATACGCGCCCGGAGCGGCAGCCACCGTAGGCTTAGCCGCTGCCGATCAGCAGATCGTTTTGTCGGTCAGCGACGCGGGCCCCGGTGTGCCACCGGACGCGCTGCCCCGCTTGATGGAGGCGTTTTACCGTGTGCCCGGCACCCGTGAGGGCGGGAGTGGTCTGGGCCTGGCCATCGTGCAGCGCGTCGCGGAGGTTCACGGCGGTACGGTGCGACTGGCGTCCAATTCACGTCAAGGCTTAACGGTGCAGTTGCACTTGCCCAACATTCAGGCCAACATCAAAGGCAACGCAAAACCGCCGAATTGA